A stretch of the Capsicum annuum cultivar UCD-10X-F1 chromosome 8, UCD10Xv1.1, whole genome shotgun sequence genome encodes the following:
- the LOC107879231 gene encoding uncharacterized protein LOC107879231, producing the protein MKEVVAITERKEPDCGHTANISQCKEVLSLFLPLNEVTIARIVGVVVRAGLEDDKSVFPKFVADFFGNNTSNLSQMTDWDAETLIYATKQLAPGLNWVAVMENLDHEGFYIPNEAAFYFLMSVYKYASQGHFPLRAICGSVWKNAEGQISLLKYAVSAPPEVFTFAHSGRQLANVDVVIRHKVQTEHANHAWLCLDLLEVLCQLAERDHASSVRFILEHPLKYFPEVLLLGMAHINTASNLLQQEVSSAVIPILLQNADASERSNDVCRITVQSNNLKNSVCLLLQGFTWSEINHSLKLH; encoded by the exons ATGAAGGAAGTAGTAGCCATAACAGAGAGGAAGGAACCGGATTGTGGACACACTGCTAATATCTCACAATGCAAAGaagttttatccttatttttgcCACTGAATGAAGTGACCATTGCTAGGATAGTTGGTGTGGTTGTCCGTGCAGGTCTGGAGGATGACAAGAGTGTATTCCCAAAATTCGTTGCTGATTTTTTTGGCAACAATACATCTAATCTATCACAAATGACTGACTGGGATGCCGAAACTCTTATTTATGCAACGAAGCAACTT GCTCCTGGACTGAACTGGGTAGCTGTTATGGAAAACCTAGATCATGAAGGTTTCTATATTCCCAATGAAGCAGCTTTTTACTTTTTGATGTCTGTTTATAAATATGCCAGCCAG GGTCACTTTCCGCTCAGAGCTATTTGTGGTTCTGTCTGGAAGAATGCTGAGGGTCAGATTTCCTTACTTAAGTATGCTGTCTCAGCCCCTCCGGAAGTATTTACCTTTGCACATTCTGGGAGGCAACTG GCCAATGTTGATGTTGTGAttcgccataaggttcaaactgaacaTGCAAATCATGCTTGGTTGTGTCTTGACCTTCTGGAAGTTCTTTGCCAGCTGGCTGAGAGAGACCATGCAAGTTCTGTGAGGTTCATACTTGAGCACCCTCTGAAGTACTTCCCTGAAGTCTTGCTTCTTGGGATGGCCCACATTAAT ACTGCATCTAATCTTCTCCAGCAAGAAGTTTCATCTGCTGTTATCCCAATATTACTGCAAAATGCCGATGCAAGTG AGCGGTCAAATGATGTTTGCAGGATTACTGTCCAAAGCAATAACTTAAAGAACTCTGTTTGTTTACTTCTTCAAGGCTTTACTTGGAGTGAAATTAATCACTCACTGAAATTACACTGA
- the LOC107879729 gene encoding uncharacterized protein LOC107879729 → MIPYSFSIRLAALASCKELIDLEKWLSSNLNTYKDAFYEECIKFLKEVHLAAQDVNSNHFFSPNALWTIYSETSSTFLKVLQSHSGLVSSPYLFVEVDKLHVTYKGTNSRFKCADSSDLSSSDFYSEDIEAEANLCLHQLFTGQLTNDTMILMPAHLKKSTEKRSIAYKNPFR, encoded by the exons ATGATTCCATATTCATTCAGTATTAGACTTGCTGCCCTTGCTTCCTGCAAAGAACTCATTGATTTGGAGAAATGGTTGAGCAGTAACTTGAACACTTATAAAGATGCATTCTATGAG GAATGCATCAAGTTCTTGAAGGAGGTGCATCTTGCTGCTCAAGATGTTAATTCCAACCACTTCTTTTCTCCCAATGCTCTTTGGACTATTTATTCAGAAACTTCTTCAACGTTCTTAAAG GTCCTCCAGTCTCATTCTGGCCTAGTTTCTTCACCCTACTTATTTGTGGAAGTGGATAAGTTGCACGTAACATACAAGGGAACCAATTCACGGTTTAAGTGTGCTGATTCTTCTGATTTGTCATCATCTGATTTTTATTCTGAAGATATTGAAGCAGAAGCAAACTTGTGTCTCCATCAACTTTTCACTGGTCAGCTGACTAATGATACAATGATTCTAATGCCTGCTCATTTGAAAAAATCAACTGAAAAGAGGTCAATTGCTTACAAAAATCCATTTCGATGA